Proteins found in one Pelmatolapia mariae isolate MD_Pm_ZW linkage group LG7, Pm_UMD_F_2, whole genome shotgun sequence genomic segment:
- the mfhas1 gene encoding malignant fibrous histiocytoma-amplified sequence 1 homolog has protein sequence MKTLNENKEKEEEEEGSGCSAMEDKENNLKTARLWRDAALRSRKLRNNLRQLTLCSKNNQIILPEDIADIEALNLGNNSLQELPDGLGSSLNNLRVLVLRRNKFSSVPRVVFELGQLVELDMSHNCLRSLPEGVGQLRGLKKLCISHNKIQHLPAQIGALQSLEELDMSFNDLHDFPRSFSGLAHLRTLDADHNKLNQFPTEIMALGELEELDCSGNKFEVLPADVRKLQSIKILWLSSLHMSSLPHTFCHLQHLESLMLDGNHLRELPPSFGSLQRLKMINLSSNDFENFPQVILSITGLEELYLSRNRLIHIPEEIGQLGKLVNLWLDNNSITYLPDSIVELENLEELVLQGNQIAILPDNFGKLSKVNIWKVKDNPLIQPPYEVCMKGIPYIAVYQKELAHSQFAVKPRLKLVLMGTQNAGKTRLRQSLVSTQQDASSNQGNKGIEVTNWVADADRHLTFLVYDLSGKQNYDLIKPFFLSPGALYILVINLKTYSPKNFYTHVGYFLHLLCAKVPHAVVCLVGTHTDLCAEVEVEEKTLDIHRQIGLQEKRDIQSLRGLALQVDQALEQGYNVRTSSPHVLFYGVTDKNLRRRKAQLQYMLNHRLQILSPVLRVSCTGAQRNIPRLREKLMSVAEHREIFPNLHRVLPKSWQMLEELHFKPKDLWLSWWDSARLGLQAGLTEDRLQSALSYLHESGKLLYFEDSLTLREYVFHNLPRFIAILNVFFQRDESTLLDRLLSEGERGDKGRVSLVIEDEKGENLRVTHLQHHVEGFLQHGLLPSNVIRLLLRPLIQTQQDLHLIMELLEKMGICYCINKPRSKPLNGATVWYKFPSYVSSEEVQVDASAGGSSLPLCNFFSVEQLHIQYSFPFLFPPGLFARFSVQINSHVVQRSDSKHQIFAYRGKVPVMISHRPAKGKLQVETLSIASHASLPNIWTAWQAITPLVEELNMLLQEWPGLHYSVHVLCSKCLKRGSSNPHAFPGELLSQPRPEGLTEIVCPKNGSERVNVALVYPPTPTVLSPCLK, from the coding sequence ATGAAAACTCTCAATGAAAacaaggagaaggaggaggaggaggaggggtccGGCTGCAGCGCCATGGAGGACAAGGAGAACAATCTGAAAACGGCCAGGCTGTGGAGGGATGCCGCCCTCCGCTCCAGGAAGCTGCGGAACAACCTGCGGCAGCTCACCCTCTGCTCCAAAAACAACCAGATCATCCTGCCAGAGGACATAGCTGACATCGAGGCGCTCAACCTGGGGAACAACTCCCTGCAGGAGCTGCCGGACGGCCTGGGATCCTCCCTGAACAACCTGCGCGTCTTGGTCCTCCGCAGGAACAAGTTCAGCTCTGTCCCTAGGGTGGTGTTTGAGCTGGGGCAGCTGGTGGAGCTCGACATGAGCCACAACTGTTTGAGGAGCCTTCCTGAGGGCGTGGGGCAGCTGAGAGGGCTGAAGAAGTTGTGCATCAGCCACAACAAAATCCAGCACCTGCCAGCTCAGATCGGAGCTCTGCAGTCTTTGGAGGAGCTCGACATGAGCTTTAACGACCTGCACGATTTCCCCAGGTCGTTCTCCGGCCTCGCCCACCTGCGAACTCTGGATGCAGATCACAACAAGCTGAACCAGTTCCCCACCGAGATCATGGCCCTCGGTGAGCTGGAGGAGCTCGACTGCTCTGGGAATAAGTTTGAGGTGTTACCGGCGGACGTTCGGAAGCTGCAGTCCATCAAAATCCTGTGGCTCAGCAGCCTCCACATGTCCTCCTTACCCCACACTTTCTGTCACCTGCAGCACCTGGAGAGCCTGATGTTGGACGGGAACCACCTCAGAGAGCTGCCCCCCTCCTTTGGCAGCCTGCAAAGACTCAAAATGATCAATCTGTCCTCAAATGACTTTGAAAACTTTCCCCAGGTTATTTTGAGCATAACGGGATTAGAGGAGCTTTACCTGAGCAGGAATAGACTGATTCATATTCCAGAGGAAATTGGCCAGCTGGGAAAGCTGGTGAACCTGTGGCTGGACAATAACAGCATCACATATCTGCCTGACTCCATCGTGGAGCTGGAGAATCTGGAGGAGCTCGTTTTACAGGGTAACCAAATAGCCATTCTTCCAGATAATTTTGGAAAGCTTTCCAAAGTGAACATTTGGAAAGTTAAGGATAACCCTCTGATCCAGCCACCGTACGAGGTGTGCATGAAGGGAATCCCATACATCGCAGTGTATCAGAAGGAGCTTGCACACTCTCAGTTTGCCGTGAAGCCGCGGCTCAAACTGGTCCTGATggggacccaaaatgcagggaAAACCCGGCTGAGGCAGAGCCTGGTGAGCACGCAGCAGGACGCCAGCAGTAACCAGGGAAACAAAGGAATTGAAGTCACCAACTGGGTGGCAGACGCTGATCGCCACCTCACGTTCCTCGTGTACGACCTGTCAGGGAAGCAAAACTACGACCTGATCAAACCCTTCTTTCTCTCCCCCGGTGCTCTCTACATTCTCGTCATCAACCTCAAAACGTACTCGCCCAAGAACTTTTACACCCATGTTGGGTATTTCCTCCACCTGCTCTGCGCCAAAGTGCCCCATGCTGTAGTCTGCTTGGTGGGCACGCACACAGACCTGTGTgcagaggtggaggtggaggagaagACTCTGGACATCCACAGGCAGATTGGCCTGCAGGAGAAGAGGGACATCCAGAGTTTAAGGGGGCTGGCTCTGCAGGTGGACCAGGCTCTGGAGCAGGGCTACAATGTCCGCACCTCCAGCCCTCACGTCCTCTTTTATGGTGTCACTGACAAAAACCTGAGGCGCCGAAAAGCCCAGCTGCAGTACATGCTGAACCACCGGCTGCAGATCCTCTCTCCTGTCCTGAGAGTTAGCTGCACAGGTGCTCAAAGGAACATCCCAAGGCTGAGGGAGAAGCTCATGTCCGTTGCAGAACACAGGGAGATCTTCCCCAACCTCCATCGTGTGCTGCCAAAGTCCTGGCAGATGCTGGAGGAGCTGCACTTTAAGCCCAAAGACCTGTGGCTCTCATGGTGGGACTCAGCCCGGCTGGGCCTGCAGGCAGGGCTCACTGAGGACCGGCTGCAGAGCGCTTTATCCTACCTGCACGAGAGCGGGAAGCTGCTCTACTTTGAGGACAGCCTCACGCTAAGGGAATACGTTTTTCACAATCTTCCACGATTCATCGCAATTCTCAATGTGTTCTTCCAGAGGGATGAGTCCACCCTGCTGGACCGGCTCCTCTCTGAAGGGGAGAGGGGGGACAAGGGGAGGGTGAGTCTGGTCATAGAGGACGAGAAGGGAGAGAACCTCAGGGTCACCCATCTGCAGCACCACGTTGAGGGCTTTCTCCAGCATGGACTCTTACCCTCTAATGTCATCCGCTTGCTCCTCAGACCGCTCATCCAGACCCAGCAGGACCTCCACCTCATCATGGAGCTACTGGAGAAAATGGGGATCTGCTATTGCATCAACAAACCCCGCAGCAAGCCTCTGAATGGCGCGACTGTGTGGTACAAGTTCCCCAGCTACGTCAGCAGCGAGGAGGTCCAGGTGGATGCTTCAGCCGGCGGGAGCTCTCTGCCTCTGTGTAACTTCTTCTCTGTGGAGCAGCTGCACATCCAGTACagtttccctttcctgtttccTCCTGGACTGTTCGCACGCTTCAGCGTGCAGATCAACAGCCACGTGGTGCAGCGTTCAGACAGCAAGCACCAGATCTTCGCCTATCGGGGTAAAGTTCCCGTGATGATCAGCCACCGGCCTGCCAAAGGAAAGCTGCAGGTGGAGACTCTTTCTATCGCCAGCCACGCCTCACTGCCCAACATCTGGACTGCCTGGCAGGCCATCACTCCACTGGTGGAGGAGCTGAACATGCTGCTACAGGAGTGGCCCGGTCTGCACTACTCTGTACATGTTCTCTGTTCCAAGTGCCTCAAGAGAGGGTCGTCCAACCCACACGCCTTCCCAG